A region of Rhizobium grahamii DNA encodes the following proteins:
- a CDS encoding DUF1467 family protein has product MLQTFLQGFAVYFIVWWITLFGVLPIGLRTQAEDNDIVLGTVPSAPTKFRPLFVFSLTTIVSAVIYAAWYISSNYFGWGFDALPQIGPSFSNV; this is encoded by the coding sequence ATGCTGCAGACATTTCTCCAGGGCTTCGCCGTCTATTTCATCGTCTGGTGGATTACGCTTTTCGGCGTGCTGCCGATTGGTTTACGCACGCAGGCTGAAGACAACGATATCGTGCTCGGCACGGTGCCTAGCGCGCCCACCAAGTTTCGTCCGCTCTTCGTCTTCTCGCTGACCACGATCGTCTCGGCGGTAATCTACGCGGCCTGGTATATCTCGTCGAATTACTTCGGCTGGGGCTTTGATGCCCTGCCTCAGATCGGCCCGTCCTTCTCGAACGTTTAA
- the proS gene encoding proline--tRNA ligase gives MRLSRYFMPILKENPKEAEIVSHRLMLRAGMIRQQSQGIYSWLPLGKRILDKVNNIIREEQNRAGAIELSMPTLQSAELWQESGRYDAYGKEMLRIKDRQDRPMLYGPTNEEMVTDIFRSYVKSYKSLPLNLYHIQLKFRDEIRPRFGTMRSREFLMKDAYSFDLTKEDAVHSYNKMFAAYLRTFDRLGLRAIPMRADTGPIGGNHSHEFIILADTGESEVFSHRDFVNFDIPAADIDFDDVADMQAIFDKWTSVYAATSEMHDEAAFDAIPESDRLSARGIEVGHIFYFGTKYSEPMGAKVQGPDGKEHVVHMGSYGIGPTRLVPAIIEASHDENGIIWPASVAPFDVVVINMKAGDAACDAACEKIYAELSNAGKDVLYDDTDDRAGTKFATADLIGVPLQIIAGPRAVASGEVEVKDRKTGARETMTIDAAIKKLAG, from the coding sequence ATGCGTCTGTCCCGCTATTTCATGCCCATCCTCAAGGAAAACCCCAAGGAAGCGGAGATCGTTTCCCACCGGCTGATGCTGCGTGCCGGTATGATCCGGCAGCAGTCGCAGGGCATCTATTCGTGGCTGCCGCTCGGCAAACGCATCCTCGACAAGGTCAACAATATCATCCGCGAAGAGCAGAACCGCGCAGGCGCGATCGAACTGTCGATGCCGACGCTGCAGTCGGCCGAGCTCTGGCAGGAAAGCGGCCGTTACGATGCTTACGGCAAGGAAATGCTGCGCATCAAGGATCGCCAGGACCGTCCCATGCTGTACGGCCCGACCAACGAAGAAATGGTCACGGATATCTTCCGGTCCTACGTAAAGTCCTACAAGAGCCTGCCGCTCAATCTCTATCACATCCAGCTGAAGTTCCGTGACGAGATTCGTCCGCGCTTCGGCACCATGCGCTCGCGCGAATTCCTGATGAAGGATGCCTACTCCTTCGATCTGACCAAAGAAGACGCCGTTCACTCCTATAACAAGATGTTCGCGGCCTACCTTCGCACGTTCGACCGTCTCGGTCTGCGCGCCATTCCGATGCGCGCCGATACCGGCCCGATCGGCGGCAATCACAGCCACGAGTTCATCATTCTCGCTGACACCGGCGAGTCTGAAGTGTTCTCGCACCGCGATTTCGTGAACTTCGACATTCCGGCAGCCGATATCGATTTCGACGACGTCGCCGACATGCAGGCGATCTTCGACAAGTGGACATCGGTTTATGCCGCGACCTCGGAGATGCACGACGAAGCCGCATTCGACGCCATTCCCGAGAGCGATCGCCTTTCGGCGCGCGGCATCGAAGTCGGTCACATCTTCTACTTCGGCACCAAGTACTCCGAGCCGATGGGTGCGAAGGTGCAGGGACCTGACGGCAAGGAACACGTTGTTCACATGGGTTCTTACGGTATCGGTCCGACCCGCCTTGTTCCCGCCATCATCGAAGCATCGCATGACGAGAACGGAATCATCTGGCCGGCGTCCGTTGCGCCGTTCGATGTGGTCGTGATCAACATGAAGGCCGGTGATGCGGCGTGCGATGCTGCGTGCGAAAAGATCTACGCAGAACTCTCGAACGCCGGCAAGGACGTCCTTTACGACGATACCGACGACCGCGCCGGAACGAAGTTTGCGACCGCCGACCTGATCGGCGTCCCGCTCCAGATCATTGCCGGCCCGCGTGCGGTCGCGAGCGGCGAAGTCGAAGTCAAGGACCGCAAGACGGGCGCTCGCGAAACGATGACCATCGACGCGGCGATCAAGAAGCTCGCAGGCTAA
- a CDS encoding lipoprotein-releasing ABC transporter permease subunit has translation MADATVSQRGSTSGPAPASRPFSAFERLVAWRYLRARRKEAFISVIAGFSFIGIMLGVATLIIVMAVMNGFRTELISRILGINGHMIVQPIDGPFTDYAALTDRLGAVPGIKLALPLVEGQTLASGQGGAGTGALVRGIRAEDLDKVKTISSNIKSGDLVGFAAGQGVLIGSRMADQLGLQAGDNITLISPEGDITPMGVNPRVKSYKVSGIFEIGMSEYDASIIYMPLEESQLYFNADGLVQSIELFADNPDDIDNLRPKVEAAAGRQIAITDWRQRNQTFFSALQVERNVMFMILTLIVLVAALNIISGLIMLVKDKGSDIAILRTMGATSGAIMRIFFMTGAAIGIVGTLAGVLLGVIVCINIEKIREFFSWVSGTVLFDPQLYFLSQLPAKMELGETVSVVVMALTLSFIATIFPAWRASKLDPVQALRYE, from the coding sequence ATGGCAGATGCAACGGTGAGCCAGCGGGGTTCCACATCCGGCCCGGCGCCGGCCAGCCGGCCATTTTCCGCCTTTGAAAGACTTGTGGCGTGGCGCTATCTGCGCGCCCGCCGCAAGGAGGCATTCATTTCCGTGATCGCCGGCTTTTCCTTCATCGGAATCATGCTCGGAGTCGCGACGCTGATCATCGTCATGGCTGTCATGAACGGCTTCCGCACGGAGCTGATTTCGCGCATTCTCGGCATCAACGGTCACATGATCGTGCAGCCGATCGACGGTCCCTTTACCGACTACGCTGCCTTGACGGATCGCCTTGGCGCGGTCCCAGGCATCAAGCTCGCGCTGCCGCTCGTCGAAGGCCAGACGCTGGCTTCCGGTCAGGGCGGCGCCGGCACGGGTGCCCTCGTGCGCGGTATCCGCGCCGAGGATCTCGACAAGGTCAAGACGATCTCCAGCAACATCAAGTCCGGCGACCTCGTCGGCTTTGCTGCCGGGCAGGGCGTGTTGATCGGCTCCCGCATGGCCGACCAGCTCGGACTGCAGGCGGGCGACAATATTACGCTGATCTCACCGGAGGGTGACATCACGCCGATGGGCGTCAATCCACGGGTCAAGTCCTACAAGGTGTCAGGCATATTCGAGATCGGCATGTCGGAATACGATGCCTCGATCATCTATATGCCGCTCGAGGAATCTCAGCTCTATTTCAATGCGGATGGTCTGGTTCAATCGATCGAGCTTTTCGCCGACAATCCTGACGATATCGACAACCTGCGTCCGAAGGTCGAGGCAGCCGCCGGCCGGCAGATTGCGATAACCGACTGGCGCCAGCGCAACCAGACATTCTTCTCCGCGCTGCAGGTCGAGCGCAACGTGATGTTCATGATCCTGACGTTGATCGTGCTTGTCGCGGCGCTCAACATCATCTCCGGCCTGATCATGCTGGTGAAGGACAAGGGCAGCGATATCGCGATCTTGCGCACCATGGGCGCAACGTCAGGCGCGATCATGCGCATCTTCTTCATGACGGGTGCCGCAATCGGCATCGTCGGAACACTCGCCGGCGTCCTGCTTGGCGTGATTGTCTGCATCAACATCGAGAAGATCCGCGAGTTCTTCTCCTGGGTCTCCGGCACGGTGCTGTTTGATCCGCAGCTCTACTTCCTCAGCCAGCTGCCGGCAAAGATGGAGCTCGGCGAGACGGTCTCCGTCGTCGTCATGGCGCTGACGCTCTCCTTCATCGCAACGATCTTCCCAGCATGGCGAGCATCCAAGCTCGATCCCGTGCAGGCCCTGCGCTACGAATAA
- a CDS encoding ABC transporter ATP-binding protein, translated as MKRNTVLKLSGVERQYGQGETLLSILKGADFTLNSGEIVALVAPSGTGKSTLLHVAGLLEHPDGGEVSINGVPCDGLSDDKRTAIRRGEIGFVYQFHHLLPEFSAIENIMMPQMISGLPSKEARERAGQLLDYMRIGHRGAHRPGELSGGEQQRVAIARAVANAPSLLLADEPTGNLDPETASYVFDALEALVRQSGLAALIATHNHELAGRMDRRVTIADGKIVDF; from the coding sequence ATGAAGCGGAATACCGTTCTCAAGCTTTCCGGCGTCGAGCGCCAGTACGGTCAGGGCGAGACCCTGCTATCCATTCTCAAGGGCGCCGATTTCACGCTGAACAGCGGCGAAATCGTCGCGCTCGTTGCGCCATCGGGCACCGGCAAGTCGACGCTTCTGCATGTTGCAGGTCTTCTGGAGCATCCTGATGGCGGCGAAGTGTCGATCAACGGCGTACCCTGCGACGGCCTTTCCGATGACAAGCGCACTGCCATTCGCCGCGGCGAGATCGGCTTCGTCTACCAGTTTCATCACCTGCTGCCCGAGTTCTCGGCGATCGAAAACATCATGATGCCGCAGATGATCTCCGGCCTGCCGAGCAAGGAAGCCAGGGAACGTGCCGGCCAGTTGCTCGATTACATGCGCATTGGCCACCGAGGCGCGCATCGCCCCGGCGAGCTGTCCGGTGGCGAGCAGCAGCGCGTCGCGATCGCACGCGCCGTGGCGAATGCGCCGAGCCTGCTGTTGGCGGACGAGCCGACCGGCAACCTCGATCCTGAAACCGCAAGCTACGTCTTCGATGCGCTGGAGGCGCTGGTGCGCCAATCAGGCCTGGCGGCGTTGATCGCAACCCACAATCACGAACTCGCCGGGCGCATGGATCGCCGCGTCACGATCGCCGACGGAAAGATCGTCGATTTCTGA
- a CDS encoding DUF5680 domain-containing protein has product MNIAELNSFIVEAKAGSYVGGGMPSPACRQGSHDIGYQRGRWRYLDSYFGGTDFAGQEVVWLDDAPVWAMNYFGRIVERSLIDGERAGTVIKAALSKMYAEYGYFLGGMEFDHPLGFYADENTGDCRHFSGREVIVVSERRAYELDYRGGLIHP; this is encoded by the coding sequence ATGAACATTGCCGAATTGAACAGCTTTATCGTGGAAGCCAAGGCCGGGAGTTATGTCGGCGGCGGAATGCCTTCGCCAGCCTGCCGGCAAGGGTCACACGACATCGGCTACCAGCGGGGCCGCTGGCGCTATCTCGACAGCTATTTCGGCGGCACGGATTTCGCCGGGCAGGAAGTGGTGTGGCTGGATGATGCGCCGGTCTGGGCGATGAACTATTTCGGGCGCATCGTCGAACGCTCGTTGATCGACGGCGAGCGGGCGGGCACCGTCATCAAGGCCGCGCTGTCGAAAATGTATGCCGAGTACGGCTACTTCCTCGGCGGCATGGAATTCGATCATCCGCTGGGCTTCTATGCCGATGAGAACACCGGTGACTGCCGCCATTTCAGCGGACGTGAAGTGATTGTCGTGAGCGAGCGCCGGGCCTACGAGCTCGATTACCGCGGCGGCCTCATTCACCCCTGA